From a single Methanothermobacter sp. genomic region:
- a CDS encoding GAF domain-containing protein codes for MSKAKVMVVEDESIVAIDISQRLESLGYQVTATVSTGEKAVEMAEKTRPDIILMDIVLKGDMDGIEAAEEITKRMKVPIIYITAYSDEETLKRAKITGPFGYIIKPFEDRELHSVIEVALHKHQLERRLAENDELFRAILSSISDILFTADSNGRLTMISPGPLAEYGVDADEVQGENVSEVFGDRIHSEMIERALKGETVSYEWVWQTMNNPHFETTLSPLRDFEGNIKGVVGVHRDVTEKEVARRALERETAINKSLAEVSKKLLSPLPLEEISKSIIERAKKLTGSRYCMAGFFESDGKLRNYFTSEEVGRECHMDSESAEMGGLWNLVIRKKEPLLVNDPSSHPESTEVPEGHIEIKNFLASPALLNKELVGILAVSGKDGDYDERDLEVMERLADIYAIAIHRKIEEDRVRASEEKNRALVQKFLKIVTEVLEEIK; via the coding sequence ATGTCAAAAGCCAAGGTCATGGTGGTTGAGGATGAGAGCATAGTTGCCATTGATATAAGCCAGCGCCTTGAATCCCTGGGTTACCAGGTTACAGCCACAGTTTCCACCGGTGAAAAGGCCGTTGAAATGGCTGAAAAAACAAGGCCAGACATCATACTGATGGATATTGTCCTCAAGGGGGACATGGATGGTATAGAGGCTGCTGAGGAGATAACCAAAAGGATGAAGGTTCCAATAATCTATATAACCGCCTATTCCGACGAGGAAACCCTCAAAAGGGCCAAGATAACAGGGCCCTTTGGATACATAATAAAGCCCTTTGAGGACCGGGAACTCCACAGCGTCATAGAGGTCGCCCTCCACAAACACCAGCTCGAGAGGCGCCTTGCAGAAAACGATGAACTCTTCAGGGCCATACTCTCATCAATAAGCGATATACTGTTCACCGCTGACAGCAACGGAAGACTAACCATGATATCACCAGGACCACTTGCAGAATACGGTGTTGATGCAGATGAAGTTCAGGGTGAAAATGTCAGCGAGGTCTTCGGTGACAGGATTCACAGCGAAATGATTGAAAGGGCACTTAAGGGAGAAACCGTGAGCTATGAGTGGGTCTGGCAGACCATGAATAACCCCCATTTTGAAACAACCCTATCGCCCCTACGTGACTTTGAGGGCAATATAAAGGGGGTGGTGGGTGTCCACAGGGATGTCACCGAAAAGGAAGTTGCAAGAAGGGCGCTTGAAAGGGAGACTGCCATAAACAAAAGCCTTGCAGAGGTATCAAAGAAGCTCCTATCCCCCCTTCCACTAGAGGAGATATCAAAGAGCATAATTGAAAGGGCAAAAAAACTTACAGGTAGCAGATACTGCATGGCAGGCTTCTTTGAATCAGACGGCAAACTGAGGAATTACTTCACCTCAGAGGAAGTGGGAAGGGAGTGTCATATGGACTCTGAATCCGCTGAGATGGGTGGTCTCTGGAATCTGGTGATCAGAAAAAAGGAGCCCCTTCTTGTAAATGATCCATCCTCACACCCTGAATCCACGGAGGTCCCTGAGGGCCACATTGAAATAAAGAACTTCCTGGCATCCCCTGCGCTACTCAACAAGGAACTCGTGGGAATACTTGCAGTTTCAGGGAAGGATGGGGACTACGATGAAAGGGATCTTGAGGTAATGGAGCGCCTTGCAGACATATATGCAATCGCAATTCACAGAAAAATTGAAGAGGACCGTGTCAGGGCCAGTGAGGAGAAAAACAGGGCCCTTGTACAGAAATTCCTCAAGATAGTTACCGAGGTCCTTGAGGAGATAAAATAA
- the tmk gene encoding dTMP kinase, with product MYICFEGIDGSGKTTHSALTAEWLRENGYRVFNVREPTDSRIGGLIREMLSSPDARTPDGQRILALLFAADRLTLRGKIKGEWGGSVVVSDRCYYSSMVYQEPDEWVSEINRFAPKPDIVILLDLDVELAMERCGGTDEFEDPSFLSRVRERYLELADKNEFYIVDAGRGLNIIQRDIKRIIAPHLGICPDGIR from the coding sequence ATGTACATATGCTTTGAGGGAATTGACGGGTCAGGTAAGACGACACATTCCGCCCTCACCGCGGAGTGGCTCAGGGAAAACGGATACAGGGTCTTTAATGTTAGGGAACCAACAGACTCCAGGATAGGGGGCCTCATAAGGGAGATGCTCTCCAGTCCCGATGCCAGGACACCTGATGGGCAGAGGATACTGGCTCTGCTCTTTGCTGCGGACCGCCTGACACTCAGGGGCAAAATAAAGGGGGAATGGGGTGGAAGTGTTGTGGTGAGTGACAGGTGCTACTATTCCAGTATGGTTTACCAGGAACCCGATGAATGGGTTTCTGAGATAAACAGGTTCGCACCAAAACCTGATATAGTCATACTACTTGACCTTGATGTTGAACTGGCAATGGAGAGATGTGGTGGTACCGATGAATTCGAGGATCCCTCATTTCTTTCACGTGTCAGGGAGAGGTACCTTGAACTCGCAGATAAAAATGAATTTTACATTGTTGATGCAGGGAGGGGGCTCAATATCATTCAGAGGGATATAAAGAGGATAATTGCCCCCCACCTTGGGATATGCCCCGATGGGATAAGATAG
- a CDS encoding tyrosine--tRNA ligase, whose product MDDTLNTLTRDVLEVITPDELLEVLKKDEPVVYTGYEPSGKVHLGHAITIRKLREMQDAGFRVKILLADYHAYLNGKGSMERIREMADYNRKCFLALGLSPDKTEFILGSSFQTQPEYTDLVYRMALITTLTRARRSMAQITRESKNHKVAEVIYPLMQVIDMVYLDVDVALGGMEQRKIHMLARENLPRLGFDAPVCIHTPLLHGTDGSEKMSSSKGNFIAVDDSPDEIREKVKGSYCPMGELEGNPIIEIVKYFIMPEYGRMTISRPEKFGGDLELDLDELLNTYSSGDLHPLDLKNAVSEYLIDMLGPVRDYMEGV is encoded by the coding sequence ATGGATGATACGCTCAACACCCTAACCCGTGATGTTCTTGAGGTCATAACACCCGATGAACTGCTGGAAGTCCTGAAGAAGGATGAACCTGTTGTCTACACAGGCTATGAACCCTCAGGTAAGGTCCATCTGGGACACGCTATAACCATAAGGAAACTGAGGGAGATGCAGGATGCCGGCTTCAGGGTCAAGATACTCCTTGCCGACTACCATGCATACCTCAATGGTAAGGGCAGCATGGAGCGGATAAGGGAGATGGCAGATTACAACAGGAAATGCTTCCTGGCACTGGGACTCTCACCTGATAAAACCGAGTTCATCCTCGGTTCATCCTTCCAGACTCAGCCAGAGTACACAGACCTTGTATACAGAATGGCCCTCATAACAACACTTACCCGTGCCAGGAGGAGCATGGCCCAGATAACAAGGGAATCAAAGAATCACAAGGTTGCAGAGGTTATCTATCCTCTCATGCAGGTCATTGACATGGTCTACCTTGATGTGGATGTGGCGCTGGGTGGAATGGAACAGCGAAAGATACATATGCTGGCACGTGAGAACCTCCCAAGGCTCGGTTTCGATGCACCGGTATGCATACACACCCCACTGCTCCACGGCACCGACGGCTCAGAGAAGATGTCCTCCAGCAAGGGCAACTTCATTGCAGTGGACGACTCCCCCGATGAGATAAGGGAAAAGGTGAAGGGTAGTTACTGTCCCATGGGGGAACTGGAGGGTAACCCCATCATCGAAATCGTGAAGTACTTTATAATGCCAGAATATGGCAGGATGACCATAAGTCGCCCTGAGAAATTCGGGGGTGACCTTGAACTGGACCTTGACGAACTCCTGAATACCTACTCCAGCGGCGACCTACACCCGCTGGATCTGAAGAATGCGGTCTCAGAGTACCTTATTGACATGCTGGGACCTGTAAGGGACTACATGGAAGGTGTTTAG
- a CDS encoding 60S ribosomal export protein NMD3, producing MFCVRCGSSDSELYDGLCRDCFLEDYTILSIPSRIEVYVCSHCHAKLISGQWVDEGLPEDEIVYRALEENIRWQPPVENPEIELEIIQQRGTIYQCLVEVDAEVLGSMVSQEYGVEVRLTNTACPACSKQASGYYEAVIQLRADGRELDESEIERADLTVKRTLLKLSRKDKLAYLPQRVEVKEGVDYYIGSHKSARKVVSALREELGGIVRESPRLIGQDKSSGKGLYRTWISLRLPDFRRGDFLLHQDRMLTVLDLRKRGVAVKDLETRDVKNILWGEYENIDLVARASDVKTTTVTARSPGRIQVLHPETFEPVDLEADSYTSKLEIGEQVPVIEIKKRLYIIDEAEE from the coding sequence ATGTTCTGTGTCAGATGCGGTAGTTCTGATTCTGAATTATATGATGGACTATGCAGGGACTGTTTCCTTGAGGACTACACCATCCTCAGCATACCCTCCAGAATAGAGGTTTATGTGTGCAGCCACTGCCATGCAAAACTGATAAGTGGCCAGTGGGTGGACGAGGGCCTCCCTGAGGATGAAATAGTATACAGGGCCCTTGAGGAGAATATCAGATGGCAACCCCCCGTTGAAAACCCTGAAATTGAACTGGAAATAATACAGCAGAGGGGCACCATCTACCAGTGCCTGGTGGAGGTGGATGCTGAGGTCCTCGGAAGTATGGTGAGCCAGGAGTACGGGGTGGAGGTCCGCCTCACAAACACTGCCTGCCCGGCCTGCAGCAAACAGGCATCAGGCTACTACGAAGCTGTGATACAGTTAAGGGCCGATGGAAGGGAACTGGATGAATCAGAAATAGAAAGGGCTGACCTCACAGTTAAAAGGACCCTCCTGAAGCTTTCAAGGAAGGATAAGCTGGCATACCTCCCCCAGAGGGTTGAGGTGAAGGAGGGGGTCGACTACTACATAGGATCCCATAAATCCGCCAGAAAGGTTGTAAGCGCCCTCAGGGAGGAACTCGGTGGCATTGTCCGCGAATCACCACGGCTAATTGGGCAGGATAAGTCAAGCGGTAAGGGACTCTACAGAACATGGATCTCGCTCAGACTCCCTGATTTCAGAAGAGGGGATTTCCTACTGCACCAGGATCGAATGCTCACGGTCCTTGACCTCAGAAAGCGTGGTGTGGCTGTAAAGGACCTTGAGACCCGTGATGTGAAGAATATACTCTGGGGAGAATATGAAAATATTGACCTCGTTGCGAGGGCCAGTGATGTTAAGACAACCACAGTGACTGCACGATCCCCTGGAAGGATACAGGTACTTCACCCTGAAACATTTGAACCCGTGGACCTTGAAGCTGACAGCTACACATCAAAACTTGAGATAGGAGAACAGGTTCCTGTTATAGAAATTAAGAAGAGACTCTACATCATTGATGAGGCGGAGGAATGA
- a CDS encoding translation initiation factor IF-2 subunit beta, translating to MDDYEKLLERAIEQLPPEVFETKRFEVPKAYSVIQGNRTFIQNFREVADALNRDPQHLLKFLLRELGTAGNLEGGRAILQGKFTHFLINERIEDYVNKFVICHECNRPDTRIIREGRISLLKCEACGAKAPLKNV from the coding sequence ATGGATGATTACGAAAAATTACTTGAAAGGGCCATAGAGCAGCTGCCCCCAGAGGTATTTGAAACAAAACGTTTCGAGGTTCCAAAGGCGTACTCAGTTATACAAGGAAACAGGACATTCATACAGAACTTCAGGGAGGTCGCAGATGCCCTCAACAGGGACCCGCAGCACCTTCTGAAATTCCTTTTGAGGGAACTGGGTACCGCAGGTAACCTTGAGGGTGGAAGGGCCATACTCCAGGGTAAATTCACCCACTTTCTCATAAACGAGAGGATAGAGGACTACGTCAACAAATTCGTCATATGTCACGAATGCAACAGACCTGATACAAGGATAATCAGGGAGGGGCGGATATCCCTTCTCAAGTGTGAGGCATGCGGTGCCAAGGCGCCCCTCAAGAACGTCTAG
- the mcm gene encoding minichromosome maintenance protein MCM, giving the protein MMKTVDMSKTLTKFEEFFSLQKYKDRVFESIEKYPNVRSIEVDYLDLEMFDPDLADLLIEKPDDVIRAAQKAIRNIDPLRKNVDLNIRFSGVSNVIPLRELRSKFIGKFVVVDGIVRKTDEIRPRIVKAVFECRGCMRLHEVSQSTNMITEPSLCSECGGRSFRLLQDESEFLDTQTLKLQEPLENLSGGEQPRQITVVLEDDLVDTLTPGDIVRVTGTLRTVRDERTRRFKNFIYGNYTEFLEQEFEELQISEEDEKKIKELAADPNIYEKIIRSTAPSIHGYREVKEAIALQLFGGTGKELDDKTRLRGDIHILIVGDPGIGKSQMLKYVSKLAPRGIYTSGKGTSGVGLTAAAVRDEFGGWSLEAGALVLGDKGNVCVDELDKMRDEDRSAIHEALEQQTISIAKAGIMATLNSRCSVLAAANPKFGRFDSYKSIAEQIDLPSTILSRFDLIFVVEDKPDEEKDRELARHILKTHKEDHTPFEIDPELLRKYIAYARKNVRPVLTDEAMQVLEDFYVSMRASAADEDSPVPITARQLEALVRLSEASAKIKLKEHVEAEDARKAIKLSQACLKQVGYDPETGKIDIDKVEGRTPKSERDKFRLLLELIKEYEEDYGGRAPTNILITEMMDRYNVSEEKVEELIRILKDKGAIFEPARGYLKVV; this is encoded by the coding sequence ATGATGAAAACCGTGGATATGAGCAAGACACTAACAAAATTCGAAGAATTCTTTTCACTCCAGAAGTACAAGGACAGGGTATTTGAGTCCATAGAGAAGTACCCAAACGTCAGATCAATTGAAGTTGATTACCTTGACCTTGAAATGTTCGATCCAGATCTTGCGGACCTTCTAATTGAAAAACCAGACGATGTGATAAGGGCCGCGCAGAAGGCCATAAGGAATATTGATCCGCTGAGGAAGAACGTGGACCTCAACATAAGGTTCAGCGGAGTCAGTAACGTCATACCCCTCCGGGAGCTCCGGAGTAAATTCATAGGTAAATTCGTTGTAGTTGACGGTATTGTAAGGAAGACAGATGAGATAAGACCCAGAATAGTTAAGGCCGTCTTTGAGTGCAGGGGCTGCATGAGGCTCCATGAGGTCAGCCAGTCCACCAACATGATCACAGAGCCATCTCTCTGCTCAGAGTGTGGTGGCAGGTCCTTCAGGCTCCTTCAGGACGAATCAGAGTTCCTGGACACCCAGACACTGAAACTCCAGGAGCCCCTTGAGAACCTCTCAGGTGGTGAACAGCCCCGCCAGATAACAGTCGTCCTTGAGGATGACCTAGTTGACACCCTCACACCAGGGGACATCGTGAGGGTCACAGGTACACTGAGGACAGTCCGCGATGAGAGGACCAGGCGATTCAAGAACTTCATATACGGAAACTACACCGAGTTCCTTGAACAGGAGTTCGAGGAGCTCCAGATAAGTGAGGAGGACGAGAAAAAAATAAAGGAGCTTGCAGCCGACCCCAACATATACGAGAAGATCATAAGGTCCACCGCACCATCAATACACGGTTACCGTGAGGTAAAGGAGGCCATAGCCCTTCAGCTCTTTGGGGGGACCGGAAAGGAGCTCGATGATAAGACCCGCCTCCGTGGGGACATACACATCCTCATAGTCGGGGACCCAGGTATAGGTAAGTCCCAGATGCTCAAGTACGTGTCAAAGCTGGCCCCCAGGGGGATATATACAAGCGGGAAAGGTACCTCAGGGGTTGGGCTCACCGCTGCGGCTGTGAGGGATGAGTTCGGTGGATGGTCCCTTGAGGCCGGTGCCCTTGTCCTTGGGGATAAGGGTAACGTCTGTGTGGATGAACTGGATAAGATGCGTGATGAGGACCGTTCAGCCATCCACGAGGCACTGGAGCAGCAGACAATAAGCATAGCCAAGGCAGGTATAATGGCAACCCTCAACTCAAGGTGCTCTGTCCTGGCAGCCGCAAACCCAAAATTCGGAAGATTCGACAGTTACAAATCAATTGCAGAACAGATAGACCTTCCATCAACCATACTGTCACGTTTTGACCTGATATTCGTTGTGGAGGATAAACCCGATGAGGAGAAGGACAGGGAGCTTGCAAGACACATCCTGAAAACACATAAGGAGGACCACACCCCCTTTGAAATAGATCCAGAACTGCTGAGGAAGTACATAGCCTATGCAAGGAAGAATGTGAGGCCCGTGCTGACAGATGAGGCGATGCAAGTCCTTGAGGACTTCTACGTATCAATGAGGGCCAGCGCAGCCGATGAGGACTCCCCCGTCCCCATAACAGCAAGGCAGCTGGAGGCCCTTGTACGACTCTCAGAGGCCAGTGCAAAGATAAAACTCAAGGAACACGTGGAGGCAGAGGATGCCAGGAAGGCCATAAAACTGTCCCAGGCATGCCTGAAACAGGTGGGGTATGACCCTGAGACAGGCAAGATAGACATCGACAAGGTTGAGGGGAGAACACCCAAATCCGAGAGGGACAAGTTCCGCCTTCTACTTGAACTCATAAAGGAATACGAGGAGGACTACGGTGGCAGGGCACCCACCAATATTCTTATAACTGAGATGATGGATAGATATAACGTGAGTGAGGAAAAGGTTGAGGAACTGATAAGGATCCTCAAGGACAAGGGTGCAATATTTGAGCCCGCCAGGGGATACCTTAAGGTGGTCTGA